In Vibrio sp. 10N, the following proteins share a genomic window:
- a CDS encoding penicillin-binding protein activator, whose protein sequence is MMNPKRNSVTRLLTPIALALSIAACSTQPSAPASVDITLAPTASSETYLMRADAGQDGFANEWLILAFKASIQEGNYEQAQRLSNRLAKQNLTTVQQAEWQLARAELNLLQGNAEDAYLQLSFPAEWPLAQQQWQRYYQLRAQSLAAMGNYFDASRELIAQAGFSASDQQEAINAQVWQYMNQYSEQDLATLVAQPNEEVLDGWLQLATYMKAMGASLPQLQNTLENWLAENPTHPAAIYTPQSIYDILNLEIASPQSTALLLPLSGKYAKQAQLVRDGFMLAMMDDDLRDPEAIFTVIDTNEATPADIKAKLVANGVDFIVGPLVKENVEKLQQAQQSSETPIPALALNIPNEIEPTQMMCYLTLSPEQEVAQAAQHLAKNQYAYPLIIAPQGNLGDRVAKAFDAEWAKVSDNKVAVAQYANRAQLQKTINNVFGLQESQQRIAQMETLTGMKLENQPRSRRDIDSVYIVANNADLTLIKPFIEVAINPDAKQPQLFADSHSHSEKRQYEDLTGVVYSDIPLLVEQNSDLDTQMTKFWPKSSNAEKRLQALGMDAYTLTKELPQLKAVQGYSVDGQTGVLTIDPDCVVQRQIAWGVYGEQPINQNATEQEVAATQEENSDDPTALETTISE, encoded by the coding sequence ATGATGAACCCAAAGAGAAATAGTGTAACACGCCTACTGACTCCAATTGCATTGGCTTTGTCCATTGCCGCTTGTTCTACCCAGCCAAGCGCCCCAGCGAGCGTTGATATCACCCTTGCACCCACCGCTTCCTCAGAGACCTATTTGATGCGCGCTGACGCCGGTCAAGATGGGTTTGCGAATGAATGGTTGATCTTAGCATTCAAAGCATCGATTCAAGAAGGCAACTACGAACAAGCTCAAAGGCTCTCTAATCGACTAGCCAAACAAAACCTCACTACGGTGCAGCAAGCTGAATGGCAACTAGCTCGCGCAGAGCTAAACCTTCTTCAAGGCAACGCCGAAGATGCCTATTTACAACTTAGCTTCCCAGCAGAATGGCCGCTCGCCCAGCAACAGTGGCAGCGCTACTATCAACTTCGCGCCCAAAGCTTAGCTGCAATGGGGAACTATTTTGATGCAAGCCGTGAGCTGATTGCCCAAGCAGGTTTCAGCGCCAGTGACCAGCAAGAAGCCATTAATGCTCAAGTTTGGCAGTACATGAATCAGTACTCAGAGCAAGATCTAGCGACATTAGTTGCTCAGCCAAATGAAGAAGTACTCGACGGCTGGCTGCAGCTTGCGACCTACATGAAAGCAATGGGAGCCAGTCTGCCACAGCTACAAAATACACTCGAAAACTGGCTAGCAGAAAACCCAACGCACCCAGCCGCTATTTATACGCCGCAAAGTATTTACGACATTCTCAACCTAGAGATTGCTTCGCCACAAAGCACAGCTCTACTGCTGCCATTATCGGGTAAGTATGCCAAGCAAGCTCAGTTGGTACGCGACGGATTTATGCTGGCGATGATGGATGACGACCTACGCGATCCAGAAGCTATTTTCACCGTTATTGATACTAACGAAGCCACTCCTGCAGACATCAAAGCGAAGCTAGTCGCTAATGGTGTTGATTTTATTGTCGGCCCGCTAGTGAAAGAAAATGTTGAGAAGCTGCAGCAAGCACAGCAAAGTTCTGAAACGCCAATTCCAGCGTTAGCACTCAATATTCCCAATGAGATAGAGCCAACACAAATGATGTGTTATCTGACTCTGTCTCCAGAGCAAGAAGTTGCCCAAGCAGCGCAGCACCTTGCAAAAAATCAGTATGCCTATCCACTGATCATCGCACCACAAGGCAACCTAGGCGATCGCGTCGCTAAAGCTTTTGATGCTGAGTGGGCTAAGGTAAGCGACAACAAGGTTGCGGTAGCGCAGTACGCAAACCGAGCACAACTGCAAAAAACCATCAACAACGTATTTGGCTTGCAAGAAAGCCAGCAGCGTATCGCACAGATGGAAACGCTGACAGGCATGAAGCTTGAAAATCAACCACGTAGTCGCCGTGACATTGATTCGGTGTACATCGTCGCGAACAATGCTGACCTAACGCTTATCAAACCGTTTATTGAGGTGGCCATCAACCCAGACGCGAAACAACCACAGTTGTTTGCTGATTCACATAGCCACAGTGAAAAACGTCAATACGAAGACCTCACTGGCGTGGTATACAGCGATATTCCACTACTCGTAGAGCAAAATAGCGATCTTGATACGCAAATGACGAAGTTCTGGCCGAAGAGCTCAAACGCCGAGAAACGCCTACAGGCACTGGGAATGGATGCGTATACCCTGACTAAGGAGTTACCACAGCTTAAAGCGGTACAAGGTTACTCAGTAGACGGCCAAACCGGTGTATTGACTATCGACCCTGATTGCGTGGTTCAACGCCAGATTGCTTGGGGTGTATACGGTGAGCAGCCTATAAACCAGAACGCGACAGAACAAGAAGTAGCCGCAACTCAGGAAGAGAACAGCGATGACCCTACTGCCTTGGAAACGACGATCAGCGAATAA
- the rsmI gene encoding 16S rRNA (cytidine(1402)-2'-O)-methyltransferase — MTSNKTTYIEQPTLFIVPTPIGNLGDITQRALDVLNSVDIIAAEDTRHTGKLLSHFNIQTRTFALHDHNEQQKAQVLVDKLLAGESIALVSDAGTPLISDPGYHLVSQCRQAGVKVVPLPGACAVITALSASGLPSDRFSFEGFLPAKSKGRKDKFMEIAKAERTCIFYESPHRITESLADMLEVLGPEREVVLARELTKTYETIQGLPLGELIEWIEEDDNRKRGEMVLLIHGHREPVNEELPDEATRTLAILVKDLPLKKAAAATAEIYNLKKNALYKWGLENLS; from the coding sequence ATGACAAGCAACAAAACTACTTATATTGAGCAACCTACGCTCTTTATTGTACCGACACCGATTGGAAACCTCGGTGATATCACACAAAGAGCGCTCGATGTGCTAAATAGCGTCGACATTATTGCTGCTGAAGATACGCGCCATACAGGCAAGCTTCTGTCTCACTTCAATATTCAAACTAGAACATTTGCGCTGCATGATCACAATGAACAGCAAAAAGCGCAAGTTTTAGTCGATAAACTGCTTGCGGGTGAATCCATCGCATTGGTCTCTGATGCTGGCACACCGCTTATCAGCGATCCAGGGTATCATTTGGTGTCTCAATGTCGTCAGGCAGGCGTAAAAGTTGTGCCATTACCTGGCGCCTGTGCCGTGATTACAGCACTTAGCGCATCAGGCTTGCCGTCTGACCGCTTTAGCTTCGAGGGCTTTTTGCCAGCGAAAAGCAAAGGCCGCAAAGACAAATTCATGGAGATCGCCAAAGCCGAGCGCACCTGCATCTTCTACGAGTCACCACACCGCATTACCGAGTCGCTTGCCGATATGCTTGAAGTGCTAGGCCCTGAGCGTGAGGTGGTGTTGGCGCGCGAGCTGACCAAAACTTATGAAACCATTCAAGGGTTGCCACTCGGTGAGCTAATTGAATGGATTGAAGAAGATGATAACCGCAAGCGCGGCGAGATGGTGTTACTGATCCACGGTCATCGTGAACCTGTCAATGAAGAGCTGCCGGATGAGGCGACACGCACATTGGCTATTTTGGTCAAAGATCTGCCACTGAAAAAAGCGGCTGCAGCGACCGCTGAGATCTATAACCTCAAAAAGAATGCCCTGTATAAATGGGGTCTAGAAAACTTATCCTAG
- the rsmH gene encoding 16S rRNA (cytosine(1402)-N(4))-methyltransferase RsmH, whose product MSESFQHISVLLHESIDGLAIKPDGTYIDGTFGRGGHSRQILSQLGENGRLFSIDRDPTAIEEAKKIDDPRFTIIHGPFSGMAEYAERYELVGKVDGVLLDLGVSSPQLDDAERGFSFMKDGPLDMRMDPTSGMPVSEWLAQADLDDITWVIREFGEDKHARRIAKAIVAHREDEEKEPLTRTGQLAKLISEAAPKSFKEKKHPATRAFQAFRIYINSELEEIDTALKGAASILAPQGRLSVISFHSLEDRMVKHFMRKESKGPQVPHGIPMTEDQIRALGSANLKTIGKALKPSGQEVEMNARSRSSVLRVAEKL is encoded by the coding sequence ATGAGCGAATCCTTTCAACACATTTCGGTACTACTTCACGAATCCATTGATGGTCTAGCTATCAAACCGGATGGAACTTACATTGATGGAACGTTCGGCCGCGGTGGTCACAGTCGTCAAATTCTTTCACAACTGGGTGAAAACGGTCGCCTATTTAGTATTGACCGCGATCCAACTGCGATTGAAGAAGCAAAAAAGATTGATGACCCTCGCTTTACCATCATTCATGGCCCGTTTTCTGGAATGGCAGAATACGCAGAGCGTTATGAACTGGTGGGTAAAGTGGATGGCGTTTTACTTGATTTAGGTGTCTCCTCACCGCAGCTGGACGATGCTGAACGTGGCTTTAGCTTCATGAAAGATGGTCCGCTTGATATGCGTATGGATCCAACCTCAGGTATGCCCGTCTCTGAATGGTTAGCGCAAGCTGATCTGGATGATATTACTTGGGTGATCCGCGAATTTGGTGAAGACAAACATGCTCGTCGAATCGCAAAAGCCATTGTGGCGCATCGTGAAGATGAAGAAAAAGAGCCGTTAACACGCACTGGCCAGTTGGCGAAGTTGATCTCTGAAGCTGCACCCAAGAGCTTTAAAGAGAAAAAGCACCCAGCAACACGTGCATTCCAGGCGTTTCGAATCTACATCAACAGTGAACTTGAAGAGATCGATACGGCATTGAAAGGTGCCGCAAGTATTCTTGCTCCACAAGGTCGACTGTCGGTGATCAGCTTCCACTCTCTCGAAGATCGCATGGTGAAGCACTTTATGCGTAAAGAGAGCAAAGGGCCACAAGTACCACACGGTATTCCGATGACCGAAGATCAAATTCGAGCTTTGGGTAGTGCTAACTTAAAAACGATCGGTAAGGCACTTAAGCCTTCGGGTCAAGAAGTGGAAATGAACGCTCGCTCACGCAGCTCAGTACTTCGTGTAGCGGAAAAACTGTAA
- the ftsL gene encoding cell division protein FtsL produces the protein MSNQPTHNLAKLIALDIITVGRIPLIVFLMIFATAMGVVFATHHTREAINEKDIALQERERLDNEWRNLLLEENALSEHSRVQAMAKQELDMTRPDADKEVVVSLK, from the coding sequence ATGTCTAACCAACCGACTCATAATCTCGCGAAACTGATTGCCTTAGATATCATCACGGTAGGCCGCATTCCGCTTATCGTGTTTCTGATGATATTTGCCACTGCAATGGGGGTTGTGTTTGCCACGCATCACACCCGCGAGGCGATCAATGAGAAAGATATCGCGCTTCAAGAGCGTGAGCGACTTGATAATGAGTGGCGCAACCTGTTGCTTGAGGAAAATGCGCTGTCGGAACATAGCCGTGTTCAGGCTATGGCCAAACAAGAGTTAGATATGACGCGCCCCGACGCAGACAAGGAAGTAGTGGTTTCCCTGAAATGA
- a CDS encoding penicillin-binding transpeptidase domain-containing protein, translating to MKGKKVVKSSNKKQSQQAANQPALIAWRFRLIMGGVLLIFGALVARIGYIQVIEPDNLIKQGDLRSVRVKALPSARGIISDRNGEPLAVSVPVQAVWADPATIFKDDGLKQLDRWHALADVLGLDRDALIAKINKNKSRRFIYLQRQVSPAMAKYIKELKLSGVGLKAESRRYYPAGEVSAHLVGVTGIDGHGLEGVERSYDKWLTGEAGKRIIRKDRYGRVVENISLEDREEGKPLELTVDQRLQAIAYRAIKQAVADYRATSGSAVIIDVKTGGVLAMVNAPSYNPNNRSSRQSFTMRNRVITDAMEPGSTVKPFVVLAALEAGVADENTIIDTGNGIMQIGGSRVRDTSKVGKANLAKILQKSSNIGVAKLALDMPLEALLGMYSSIGYGQLSGLNLVGETTGIFPNRRRWSQFEIATLAFGYGISITPLQLAHAYATLGNGGLYQPVHIIESNQQDLSKQVIDHDYAMSVLHMLEAVTQPGGTATRAAVPGYRVAAKTGTSRKAAAGGYSDEYVAITSGVAPVSDPRIALVVVINEPQGDQYYGGAVAGPVFSEIMKGALQILNVAPDENQFQQ from the coding sequence ATGAAAGGCAAAAAAGTCGTTAAGTCTTCCAACAAAAAACAATCTCAGCAAGCCGCTAACCAACCTGCGCTGATCGCTTGGCGTTTTCGTCTCATTATGGGCGGTGTGCTGCTTATCTTTGGCGCGCTGGTTGCGCGTATCGGTTATATTCAAGTTATCGAACCAGACAACTTGATTAAACAGGGTGACTTACGCTCAGTGCGTGTTAAAGCTCTGCCTTCAGCACGCGGCATCATCTCTGATAGAAACGGTGAGCCACTTGCCGTGAGTGTGCCCGTTCAGGCAGTGTGGGCCGATCCCGCAACAATATTCAAAGATGATGGTTTAAAACAGCTCGACCGTTGGCATGCCCTTGCTGATGTACTTGGTCTCGACCGCGATGCGCTTATTGCCAAAATCAACAAGAACAAATCACGCCGATTCATTTACCTACAGCGTCAAGTGAGCCCTGCGATGGCGAAGTACATCAAAGAGCTGAAACTCTCTGGCGTAGGGCTGAAAGCAGAGTCCAGACGTTACTATCCTGCTGGTGAGGTTAGTGCTCACTTAGTAGGGGTGACTGGTATCGACGGTCACGGTCTCGAAGGGGTTGAGCGCAGCTATGACAAATGGCTGACCGGAGAAGCGGGTAAACGCATTATTCGTAAAGACCGTTATGGCCGCGTGGTGGAAAACATCTCTCTTGAAGACAGAGAAGAAGGTAAACCACTTGAGCTTACCGTCGATCAAAGATTGCAGGCTATCGCTTATCGCGCCATTAAACAGGCCGTGGCGGATTACCGTGCGACCTCGGGCAGTGCCGTTATCATTGATGTGAAAACCGGTGGTGTATTGGCCATGGTGAACGCGCCCTCTTATAACCCGAACAACCGCTCTTCACGCCAGTCTTTTACGATGCGAAATCGTGTCATAACCGATGCAATGGAACCGGGCTCTACGGTTAAACCATTTGTGGTGCTAGCGGCGCTTGAGGCGGGTGTTGCCGATGAAAACACCATTATCGATACTGGTAATGGCATCATGCAGATTGGCGGAAGCCGGGTGCGCGATACATCGAAAGTGGGCAAAGCGAACTTAGCTAAAATCCTGCAAAAGTCGAGTAACATCGGTGTGGCAAAGCTAGCTCTAGACATGCCGCTAGAAGCGCTACTTGGGATGTACAGTTCCATTGGTTATGGTCAGTTGTCTGGTCTTAACCTAGTTGGTGAGACAACGGGTATTTTCCCGAACCGTCGTCGTTGGTCGCAATTTGAAATCGCAACTCTCGCGTTTGGTTATGGTATTTCTATCACGCCCCTTCAGTTAGCACACGCTTACGCCACACTCGGTAATGGCGGCTTGTATCAGCCGGTACATATTATTGAAAGCAATCAGCAGGATTTGTCCAAGCAGGTTATTGACCATGACTACGCCATGTCGGTTTTGCATATGCTAGAGGCAGTAACGCAGCCTGGTGGTACCGCTACAAGAGCGGCGGTACCAGGGTATCGAGTTGCTGCGAAAACCGGTACTTCAAGAAAGGCCGCGGCGGGTGGCTACAGTGATGAATATGTGGCGATCACCTCAGGCGTCGCGCCAGTGAGTGACCCGCGTATTGCCTTAGTTGTGGTGATCAATGAACCACAAGGCGATCAGTATTATGGCGGTGCCGTGGCAGGCCCTGTCTTTTCCGAAATCATGAAAGGAGCGCTGCAGATACTCAATGTCGCTCCTGACGAAAACCAATTTCAGCAATAG
- the murE gene encoding UDP-N-acetylmuramoyl-L-alanyl-D-glutamate--2,6-diaminopimelate ligase, giving the protein MLTSLTLAKLLKPWLDDSSKLMADDTLGAINVSNLELDSRAIKPGDTFVAIIGHTVDGRLFIERAIQSGADSVIAQADAEHKHGEVTLVDGVPVVHIYQLDTLLSVMAARLYQYRQQVIGVTGTNGKTTITQLIAQWIELVGDRAAIMGTTGNGFLNDLQEAKNTTGSAIDVQRILSQLDGQGAQYTAMEVSSHGLVQGRVAAVPFSLGIFTNLSRDHLDYHGTMEGYEAAKKLLFTGHHCEHAVLNVDDEVGRRWLSARSDAIAVSVEGHQLGEKGVWATSVEYSDGGISLEFDGCFGSGKLDAPLIGQFNASNVLLAFSALLQLGFDKQALMDTASKLQPVLGRMELFQADGKPKLVVDYAHTPDALEKALQALRVHCDGLLWVIVGCGGDRDKGKRPMMASIAEQLADKVILSDDNPRSEDPKAIVDDMLAGMSVPEEAFIEHQRFNAAQLAVQHATASDIILLAGKGHEDYQVIGNESVHYSDRETAAQLLGLTL; this is encoded by the coding sequence ATGTTGACCTCTTTGACATTGGCAAAGCTATTAAAACCATGGCTTGATGACAGCAGTAAGCTGATGGCAGATGACACGCTCGGTGCTATTAATGTGTCTAACTTAGAGCTTGATAGCCGCGCCATTAAGCCAGGCGATACGTTCGTGGCGATCATCGGCCATACGGTGGATGGACGACTGTTTATCGAGCGTGCGATTCAGTCTGGTGCCGATTCAGTGATTGCTCAGGCCGATGCCGAGCACAAACATGGCGAAGTCACTCTCGTCGACGGCGTACCTGTTGTTCATATTTATCAACTCGACACGTTGTTGTCAGTGATGGCCGCGCGTCTTTATCAATATAGGCAGCAAGTGATTGGCGTAACGGGGACGAATGGTAAAACCACCATCACCCAGCTTATCGCGCAGTGGATTGAGCTTGTCGGTGATAGAGCCGCCATCATGGGCACCACGGGTAACGGTTTCTTGAACGACTTGCAAGAAGCGAAAAATACCACGGGCAGTGCCATTGATGTGCAGCGTATTTTGTCTCAGTTAGACGGCCAAGGCGCGCAATATACGGCGATGGAAGTCTCCTCCCATGGCCTGGTTCAAGGTCGTGTGGCCGCCGTGCCTTTCTCATTAGGTATTTTCACTAACCTCAGCCGCGACCATTTGGACTATCACGGCACGATGGAAGGTTATGAAGCGGCCAAAAAGCTCCTGTTTACTGGACATCACTGTGAGCACGCGGTGCTGAATGTCGATGACGAAGTGGGTCGCCGCTGGCTGTCCGCACGCAGCGATGCGATTGCTGTGTCTGTTGAAGGGCACCAGCTCGGTGAAAAGGGCGTTTGGGCAACATCGGTTGAGTATAGTGACGGTGGCATCTCTTTAGAGTTTGATGGCTGCTTTGGCAGTGGCAAACTCGATGCGCCGCTGATTGGTCAGTTCAATGCGAGCAATGTGTTACTGGCGTTTTCTGCTCTGCTTCAGCTTGGTTTTGACAAGCAAGCACTAATGGACACTGCATCTAAGCTGCAACCGGTACTGGGGCGCATGGAGCTGTTTCAAGCGGATGGTAAACCTAAGCTGGTGGTTGATTACGCCCACACGCCAGATGCGCTAGAGAAAGCCTTGCAGGCTCTTCGCGTGCATTGTGATGGTCTGCTTTGGGTTATTGTCGGCTGCGGTGGTGACCGAGACAAAGGTAAACGTCCAATGATGGCCTCGATCGCTGAGCAGTTGGCAGATAAGGTGATCTTAAGCGATGACAACCCACGCAGTGAAGATCCCAAAGCGATTGTCGACGATATGCTGGCCGGAATGAGTGTACCAGAAGAGGCATTTATTGAGCATCAACGTTTTAATGCGGCTCAGTTAGCGGTTCAGCACGCGACAGCTTCTGACATTATTCTACTGGCGGGTAAAGGACACGAAGATTACCAAGTGATTGGTAACGAAAGTGTTCACTATTCCGATCGTGAAACTGCGGCGCAGCTACTAGGACTCACGCTATGA
- a CDS encoding UDP-N-acetylmuramoyl-tripeptide--D-alanyl-D-alanine ligase — MIELTLTDIAAVVDGQLVGENTSITDVTTDTRAIEQGALFIALVGERFDAHDFAEQAVEKGAAALIVERKLDVAVSQVVVADSKLALGKLGAEVHRRCQTKTIAITGSCGKTTVKEMIASILSSKGQVLYTAGNFNNDIGVPLTLLRSTPQDDFAVIELGANHIGEIAYTTALTNPDVALVNNVAEAHLEGFGSLEGVKQAKGEIYQGLPAGGIALVNLDSEGGDYWQSVLSDKQVVRIAKQNAHADFYASDITLSSLGSPLFTLHTPTGNISIALTIIGEHNVANAVAASALATQVGATLEQIQHGLQSLSKVKRRVDVEKLTDTITLIDDSYNASVPAMKAAVDLLGQFTQTQRWLILGNMAELGYESLALHKEVGQHAAPFAFEHVLTYGEDAKVISDLCGGQHFISHDDMLAHIEHTLKQLNQTSHTLLVKGALSAGMFTIANALKEKYT; from the coding sequence ATGATTGAACTGACGTTAACCGATATCGCTGCCGTTGTTGATGGTCAGCTGGTGGGCGAAAATACTAGCATCACCGATGTGACCACAGATACGCGTGCCATAGAACAAGGCGCTCTGTTTATTGCTCTGGTTGGGGAGCGTTTTGATGCTCATGACTTTGCTGAGCAAGCCGTAGAGAAAGGGGCTGCGGCGCTGATTGTCGAAAGAAAACTTGATGTTGCGGTCTCTCAAGTGGTTGTTGCCGACAGTAAGCTGGCGCTTGGCAAACTGGGAGCGGAAGTTCATAGACGCTGCCAAACTAAGACCATTGCCATTACCGGTAGTTGCGGTAAGACGACGGTAAAAGAGATGATTGCCAGCATTTTGTCTAGCAAAGGTCAGGTGCTGTATACCGCTGGTAATTTTAATAACGATATCGGCGTGCCACTAACCTTGTTGCGCTCTACGCCGCAAGACGACTTTGCGGTTATTGAATTGGGCGCGAACCACATTGGCGAAATTGCTTACACAACCGCGTTAACCAATCCGGATGTCGCGTTGGTGAACAATGTGGCCGAGGCGCATTTAGAAGGCTTTGGCTCTCTTGAGGGCGTTAAGCAGGCTAAGGGTGAAATCTATCAGGGGCTGCCAGCGGGTGGTATTGCACTTGTGAACCTTGATAGTGAAGGCGGTGACTATTGGCAATCGGTACTGAGTGACAAACAAGTGGTGCGCATCGCCAAGCAGAACGCTCACGCAGACTTTTACGCCTCTGACATAACCTTGTCATCTCTTGGTAGCCCGTTGTTTACACTCCATACCCCAACAGGCAACATCTCGATTGCGCTGACGATCATCGGTGAGCACAATGTGGCGAATGCCGTGGCCGCATCCGCGTTGGCAACACAAGTTGGTGCAACCCTCGAACAAATTCAACACGGTTTGCAATCACTGAGTAAAGTGAAACGTCGCGTTGATGTTGAGAAGCTTACCGACACGATCACTTTGATTGATGATAGCTACAACGCCAGTGTTCCTGCGATGAAGGCGGCAGTGGATCTGTTGGGCCAGTTTACTCAAACCCAACGCTGGTTGATTTTGGGTAACATGGCAGAATTAGGGTATGAAAGCCTTGCACTTCACAAAGAAGTCGGACAACATGCTGCACCTTTCGCATTTGAACACGTTTTAACCTATGGTGAGGATGCGAAAGTAATCAGTGACCTTTGCGGTGGACAGCATTTTATAAGTCACGACGATATGCTCGCGCATATCGAACACACATTAAAACAGTTAAACCAGACCTCTCATACCTTGTTGGTTAAAGGGGCGCTAAGTGCTGGCATGTTTACTATCGCCAATGCACTGAAGGAGAAATACACATGA
- the mraY gene encoding phospho-N-acetylmuramoyl-pentapeptide-transferase — MIIWLAELLQPYFSFFRLFEYLSFRAIVSVLTALGISLWMGPKMIARLQMLQIGQVVRNEGPESHFSKRGTPTMGGVMILSAISITVLLWADLSNPYIWAVLAVLIGYGAVGFVDDYRKVVRKNTDGLIARWKYFWQSLIALVVAFALYVHGQDTAATQLVVPFFKDVMPQMGLFYIVFTYFVIVGTSNAVNLTDGLDGLAIMPTVLVAAGFAVIAWATGNVNFAAYLHIPYIPYTSELVVFCTAMVGAGLGFLWFNTYPAQVFMGDVGSLALGGALGVIAVLVRQEFVLVIMGGVFVMETLSVILQVGSYKLRGQRIFRMAPIHHHYELKGWPEPRVIVRFWIISIVLVLIGLATLKVR, encoded by the coding sequence ATGATTATTTGGCTTGCAGAATTACTACAGCCATACTTTTCTTTTTTTCGTCTGTTTGAATACTTGTCATTCAGAGCTATTGTCAGTGTATTAACTGCCTTAGGTATTTCTTTGTGGATGGGGCCAAAGATGATTGCCCGTCTACAAATGTTGCAGATCGGCCAGGTTGTTCGTAATGAAGGTCCTGAGTCGCACTTTAGTAAGCGCGGCACACCGACCATGGGTGGTGTGATGATCTTGTCAGCCATTTCGATCACCGTATTGCTGTGGGCTGATTTGAGCAACCCATACATTTGGGCAGTTCTTGCGGTATTAATTGGCTACGGTGCGGTAGGCTTTGTTGATGATTATCGCAAAGTGGTACGTAAAAACACCGATGGTTTGATTGCTCGTTGGAAGTACTTTTGGCAGTCGCTGATTGCCTTGGTGGTGGCATTTGCTCTATATGTTCACGGCCAAGATACCGCGGCCACTCAACTTGTCGTGCCATTCTTTAAAGATGTGATGCCACAAATGGGGCTGTTCTACATTGTCTTTACTTACTTTGTGATTGTTGGTACCAGTAATGCGGTGAACCTCACCGATGGCCTTGATGGCCTCGCGATCATGCCGACGGTATTGGTTGCTGCTGGTTTTGCGGTGATCGCTTGGGCAACGGGCAATGTTAACTTTGCCGCTTATCTACATATTCCTTATATTCCATACACCTCTGAGCTTGTGGTGTTCTGTACTGCGATGGTCGGTGCAGGTCTTGGTTTCCTTTGGTTTAACACTTACCCAGCGCAAGTATTTATGGGCGATGTGGGCTCGCTAGCACTTGGCGGCGCACTGGGTGTGATTGCCGTGTTGGTGCGTCAAGAGTTTGTACTGGTGATCATGGGCGGTGTGTTTGTAATGGAAACACTGTCGGTAATCCTTCAAGTCGGCTCATACAAGTTGCGTGGTCAGCGTATTTTCCGCATGGCACCTATTCACCATCACTATGAGCTAAAAGGCTGGCCAGAGCCGCGCGTTATTGTTCGTTTCTGGATCATTTCAATCGTATTGGTACTTATCGGCCTAGCAACGCTTAAAGTACGTTAA